The Pedobacter roseus genome contains a region encoding:
- a CDS encoding efflux RND transporter periplasmic adaptor subunit gives MRKVTTLFFSMSMGMLLASCGNNDAAKKAAAAAAAGPQAYPVFTVNSQNTTLDSDYPATIEGIQNIDIRPKVDGFIEKIFVDEGAVVKKGQLLFTINAPQYEQQVRTARAAISSAEADVNAAQLTVNKTRPLVEKDIISKYDLDAAQLTLQSRKAALAQAKAELANAQVNLGYTSVKSPVDGVVGSIPFRNGSLVSSTSTQPLTTVSNTSKVYAYFSLNEKQLLDFSKTYKGNTLAQQMKNIPAVSLVLADGTIYAQNGKIESINGQINTSTGAASLRATFPNPISLLKNGASASVRVPQHIENAILIPQKSTIDLQGKKFVYVLGDSAKTISTEIEIMDLAKGKFYVVTKGLKAGDKVVLEGFQSLKDGTKIKPEEKNADSVYADIKK, from the coding sequence ATGAGAAAAGTAACAACTCTCTTTTTTAGCATGAGCATGGGTATGCTCTTAGCATCCTGCGGAAACAACGATGCTGCTAAAAAAGCCGCAGCTGCAGCAGCAGCTGGTCCACAAGCTTACCCGGTTTTTACCGTAAATTCACAAAACACCACTTTAGATTCTGATTATCCGGCAACGATTGAAGGTATTCAAAATATCGATATCCGCCCTAAGGTTGATGGCTTTATAGAAAAGATTTTTGTAGATGAGGGTGCGGTGGTTAAAAAAGGCCAGTTACTTTTCACCATTAATGCGCCTCAGTACGAGCAGCAGGTACGCACAGCAAGAGCAGCGATTAGCAGTGCAGAAGCGGATGTTAATGCGGCCCAGCTAACGGTAAACAAAACCAGGCCTTTGGTAGAAAAAGACATCATCAGCAAATACGATCTTGATGCAGCTCAATTAACACTTCAAAGCAGAAAAGCAGCATTGGCACAGGCAAAAGCCGAATTGGCAAATGCACAGGTAAACTTAGGTTATACTTCGGTTAAGAGCCCGGTTGATGGTGTGGTTGGCAGTATTCCATTCAGAAATGGAAGTTTGGTGAGCAGCACCAGTACCCAGCCATTAACAACAGTTTCTAACACTTCAAAGGTTTATGCTTACTTCTCTTTAAATGAGAAACAGCTTTTAGATTTTTCTAAAACCTATAAAGGAAATACCTTGGCACAGCAAATGAAAAACATCCCGGCGGTAAGTTTGGTGCTGGCAGATGGAACAATTTATGCACAAAATGGAAAAATTGAATCTATCAACGGACAAATTAATACCAGCACAGGTGCTGCAAGTTTAAGGGCAACCTTCCCCAACCCTATTTCTTTATTAAAAAATGGAGCAAGTGCTTCTGTAAGGGTTCCTCAGCACATTGAGAATGCAATTTTAATTCCTCAAAAATCAACAATCGATTTACAGGGCAAAAAATTCGTTTATGTTCTGGGCGATTCTGCAAAAACCATTAGTACCGAAATCGAGATTATGGATTTGGCCAAAGGCAAGTTCTATGTCGTAACTAAAGGTTTAAAAGCTGGGGATAAAGTTGTTCTTGAGGGTTTCCAATCGTTAAAAGACGGAACGAAAATCAAACCTGAAGAAAAAAATGCTGATTCAGTTTATGCTGATATCAAGAAATAA